A single window of Girardinichthys multiradiatus isolate DD_20200921_A chromosome 15, DD_fGirMul_XY1, whole genome shotgun sequence DNA harbors:
- the LOC124881473 gene encoding uncharacterized protein LOC124881473 isoform X1, with protein MRATVLSVWLLLMICSCFMRETRAGAQLKGFLSAGLVQSECRDRYLWIRVASAQVPHFEAVDEDGVHSISKQLASRCGYTISTFRVDGVTIFRASYYACFTHNQNDEVFTFKFNVMVKDGSGDKLSSQFVSAVCSGLSWTHRELTCEEDYMEVNVNRESSCGGQGVEGGQVWQEALFKAQRTASLSWQLMFLQSDGQTTSMSIPEAQRWGYSMMATSQRVILRSPFKQPYAEVTMVDDVPVETVRVSLFFKQKLVLMIIDMSMACTLNSGSFDGTLLLWEVPQVLPDLVGERAEFESRSFSLGLEGFLLDEATATSRGLSLVHQEGMVKIGVPFGSEGGFRKSLVVENMYKEFYMVPLMYEHVFSLVFDDGHIIDTKHRTFKVLETPLICRPPFSLNKTISDHQEFTVYLGNIPTNVILEEIWINGQRLLMLGKPQQGLSISPIVHVNGSQAYELQLPFNDPVVQWTNVGGGVVLYSIDLNFTLTVVPQRQSYYHQNFITAQVFNAFPPEITAQCLEGGISFSIVKQSPSLWEVGIDHEPLTEQLVDQRGYRLHNDSHRTILEVPVFSVGYTYEDINLSNFYAMFKLLLRDSKTLEVQASASKRCLFRTEDMIVCSAGGTVTVVATPTSTWPMVKPEKTSLLDHSCKPKQTDGASVLFEFKVDSCGTRAMVGEWYIVYENEILHDRLLIADGPNFISREPQFKVTVRCFYPLSAVNRVSLDRTFTSVTPGFGSMRAFESQRDSMKKQCPYQHSETTNAPSNKPHLTQSTVGTLPLSGFRPQPRPGKSHFITVPGGQNKVQSSSNQDDSSETPTMFYQLPDAEHLDAPVKNFKGEAWGTPGPSEKYITLGSFDRIPNAPARENVGSSSQTLVSLNKFPKGDDTGLPWGQSIIGQSDIGQHPSHQSLPVDLSSSMAGLKQPTLNLYGSSGVEMAVNELQNPVYQHRYHYKPNQAPHLHTFLQPQGHVRNELPQPSKQKVLDPGDGKSAIPDQSDSLQEFLYNKQTTVPIQEVQNLEGLGPVKWNIQSRVQSIRVKPPSKFVSSVLRLNQKPIVQQTNSQSPNLSKYVFAMTPASGDENHRSYQQTTENRGSKPVEKHLPERPDALTPMQVEHQHPLVPQFSSQPEHQHPLVPQFSSQPEHQHPLVPQFSSQPEHQHPLVPQFSSQPEHQHPLVPQFSSQPEHQHPLVPQFSSQPEHQHPLVPQFSSQPEHQHPLVPQFSSQPEHQHPLVPQFSSQPEHQLIPLWAGTNDPRMESRLSQRPVLQKSEPSLIRVRPTGLGMRLQTQNQSELLQNQDHLLKEGVSRMFYQNFTPQNPSQGDTGAQSPPTGEAEVGHPQTNPNGSDSKPMMHSTLTCGAESGLYGTSVHQGIIRGMNTVPPPD; from the exons ATGAGAGCTACTGTGTTGAGCGTATG GTTGCTCTTGATGATCTGCAGCTGCTTCATGAGAGAAACGAGAGCCGGGGCCCAGTTGAAGG GTTTTCTGTCAGCAGGTTTGGTTCAGTCAGAGTGCCGAGATCGGTACCTGTGGATCCGAGTGGCTTCAGCACAGGTGCCTCACTTCGAAGCAGTCG ACGAAGACGGTGTCCACTCCATCAGTAAGCAGCTTGCGTCCCGCTGTGGTTACACCATCAGCACCTTCAGGGTGGATGGCGTCACCATCTTCAGAGCATCATATTACGCCTGCTTCACCCACAACCAG AATGACGAGGTGTTCACCTTCAAGTTCAACGTGATGGTGAAGGACGGCAGTGGTGACAAGTTGAGCAGCCAGTTTGTTTCTGCAGTCTGTTCTGGTCTCAGCTGGACCCACAGAGAGCTCACATGTGAGGAAGACTACATGGAG GTGAATGTGAACAGAGAGTCTTCATGTGGTGGTCAAggggtggagggtggacaggtgtgGCAGGAAGCTCTCTTTAAG GCTCAGAGAACAGCCAGTTTGTCCTGGCAGCTGATGTTCCTGCAGAGCGACGGACAGACCACCTCCATGTCCATCCCAGAGGCCCAGAGGTGGGGCTACAGCATGATGGCCACCTCTCAGAGGGTGATCCTTCGATCTCCGTTCAAACAGCCGTATGCTGAGGTCACCATG GTTGACGATGTTCCTGTTGAGACAGTCCGGGTCTCTCTGTTCTTTAAACAGAAGCTTGTGCTGATGATAATTGACATGTCCATGGCATGTACACTCA ATTCTGGATCATTTGATGGCACTCTGTTGCTCTGGGAGGTCCCTCAGGTCCTACCCGATCTGGTTGGAGAGAGAGCAGAATTTGAAAGTCGGAGCTTCAGTTTGGGACTGGAGGGTTTTCTTCTGGATGAAGCTACTGCCACCTCCAGAGGTCTCAGTCTGGTTCACCAAGAAGGTATGGTGAAGATCGGAGTTCCTTTTGGGTCAGAAGGCGGCTTCAGGAAG AGTTTGGTAGTGGAAAATATGTACAAGGAGTTTTATATGGTCCCTCTCATGTATGAACATGTCTTCTCTCTGGTCTTTGATGATGGCCACATCATTGACACCAAACACAGAACATTCAAAGTACTTGAGACACCACTGATCTGTAGGCCACCTTTCAGCCTCAACA AGACGATCAGTGACCATCAAGAGTTCACAGTCTACCTTGGAAACATTCcaacaaatgtcatcttggAGGAAATCTGGATCAACGGACAGCGGTTGCTGATGTTGGGAAAGCCACAGCAAGGCCTCAGCATCAGTCCGATTGTTCATGTGAACGGCAGCCAAGCCTACGAGCTGCAACTGCCTTTCAACGATCCTGTTGTGCAGTGGACG AATGTGGGTGGAGGTGTAGTACTGTACTCTATAGATTTAAACTTCACTTTAACCGTTGTGCCACAAAGACAGTCCTACTACCACCAGAACTTTATCACAGCCCAAGTTTTCAATGCAT TCCCTCCAGAGATAACGGCTCAGTGTTTGGAGGGAGGAATTTCCTTCAGCATAGTCAAACAATCTCCGAGTCTGTGGGAAGTGGGCATCGACCACGAGCCTCTGACGGAGCAGCTGGTGGACCAGAGAGGATACCGCCTCCACAACGACAGCCACAGAACCATCCTGGAGgtccctgttttctctgtcgGCTACACTTATGAG GACATCAACTTGTCCAACTTTTATGCAATGTTTAAGCTGCTTTTAAGAGATTCCAAAACTCTAGAAGTCCAGGCGTCTGCCTCCAAACGCTGTCTCTTCAGAACAGAAGACATGATAG TATGTTCTGCAGGCGGTACCGTGACGGTGGTGGCAACGCCGACCTCCACATGGCCCATGGTGAAACCTGAAAAAACCAGTCTGTTGGACCATAGCTGcaaaccaaaacaaactgaTGGAGCCAGCGTCTTGTTCGAGTTCAAGGTGGACTCCTGTGGAACCAGAGCCATG GTCGGGGAGTGGTACATAGTCTACGAGAATGAGATTCTCCATGATCGACTTCTGATTGCAGACGGGCCAAACTTCATCTCCAGGGAACCTCAGTTCAA GGTCACAGTGAGGTGCTTCTATCCTTTGAGTGCAGTCAACAGAGTTTCTTTGGACCGAACCTTCACCTCAGTGACTCCTGGCTTTGGATCAATGAGAGCTTTTGAGAGCCAAAGAG ATTCAATGAAAAAACAATGTCCATATCAGCATTCAGAGACAACCAATGCCCCATCAAACAAACCCCACCTAACCCAATCTACAGTGGGAACCCTGCCTCTGTCTGGCTTCAGGCCTCAACCCAGACCAGGAAAGAGCCACTTCATCACAGTACCAGGAGGACAAAACAAGGTGCAATCCTCCTCAAACCAGGATGATTCTTCAGAAACACCGACCAT GTTTTATCAGTTACCTGATGCAGAACACCTTGATGCACCAGTAAAGAACTTCAAGGGAGAGGCCTGGGGAACTCCAGGACCAAGTGAAAAATATATAACTTTAGGGTCCTTTGACAGGATTCCCAATGCTCCAGCCAGGGAAAATGTTGGAAGTTCAAGTCAGACACTTGTTAGTCTGAACAAGTTCCCTAAAGGTGATGACACTGGTCTACCCTGGGGTCAGTCCATTATTGGTCAAAGTGACATTGGTCAGCATCCATCACATCAGAGCCTTCCAGTTGATCTCTCATCTAGCATGGCAGGCTTAAAGCAGCCCACCTTAAACCTCTATGGGTCCTCAGGTGTTGAAATGGCAGTCAATGAGCTTCAGAACCCAGTCTACCAACATCGGTATCACTATAAGCCAAATCAAGCCCCTCACCTCCATACTTTCCTGCAACCACAGGGCCATGTCAGGAATGAGCTACCCCAGCCTAGTAAACAGAAAGTACTTGATCCTGGTGATGGTAAAAGTGCTATTCCTGACCAGTCTGATAGCCTGCAGGAGTTTCTCTACAACAAACAGACCACTGTACCCATCCAAGAGGTCCAAAACCTGGAAGGACTTGGACCAGTCAAGTGGAACATTCAATCTAGAGTGCAGAGCATCAGAGTAAAACCTCCCAGCAAGTTTGTCTCTTCTGTTCTTCGTCTCAACCAAAAACCTATTGTTCAACAAACAAACTCTCAAAGCCCTAACCTCTCCAAGTATGTCTTTGCTATGACACCTGCCAGTGGTGATGAGAACCATAGGTCCTATCAACAAACTACTGAGAATAGAGGGTCCAAACCAGTAGAAAAACATCTTCCAGAGAGACCAGATGCCTTAACACCAATGCAG GTGGAGCACCAGCACCCACTGGTCCCCCAGTTTTCCAGCCAGCCGGAGCACCAGCACCCACTGGTCCCCCAGTTTTCCAGCCAGCCGGAGCACCAGCACCCACTGGTCCCCCAGTTTTCCAGCCAGCCGGAGCACCAGCACCCACTGGTCCCCCAGTTTTCCAGCCAGCCGGAGCACCAGCACCCACTGGTCCCCCAGTTTTCCAGCCAGCCGGAGCACCAGCACCCACTGGTCCCCCAGTTTTCCAGCCAGCCGGAGCACCAGCACCCACTGGTCCCCCAGTTTTCCAGCCAGCCGGAGCACCAGCACCCACTGGTCCCCCAGTTTTCCAGCCAGCCGGAGCACCAGCACCCACTGGTCCCCCAGTTTTCCAGCCAGCCGGAGCACCAGCTAATCCCTTTATGGGCTGGGACAAATGATCCAAGAATGGAGTCCAGGTTATCTCAAAGACCTGTCCTTCAAAAGTCAG AACCTTCCCTCATCAGAGTGAGACCAACTGGTCTTGGAATGAGACTGCAGACTCAGAACCAATCTGAGCTCTTACAGAACCAGGACCACTTACTTAAGGAGGGAGTTAGCAGAATGTTCTACCAGAACTTTACACCTCAAAACCCTAGCCAGGGTGACACTGGAGCCCAAAGCCCACCCACAGGAGAAGCAGAAGTGGGTCATCCTCAAACCAACCCAAATGGTTCTGATTCAAAACCAATGATGCACAGCACATTGACCTGTGGTGCCGAATCCGGTCTTTATGGAACAAGTGTTCACCAAGGAATCATCAGAGGTATGAACACGGTGCCTCCACCAGATTAA
- the LOC124881473 gene encoding uncharacterized protein LOC124881473 isoform X2 yields the protein MRATVLSVWLLLMICSCFMRETRAGAQLKGLVQSECRDRYLWIRVASAQVPHFEAVDEDGVHSISKQLASRCGYTISTFRVDGVTIFRASYYACFTHNQNDEVFTFKFNVMVKDGSGDKLSSQFVSAVCSGLSWTHRELTCEEDYMEVNVNRESSCGGQGVEGGQVWQEALFKAQRTASLSWQLMFLQSDGQTTSMSIPEAQRWGYSMMATSQRVILRSPFKQPYAEVTMVDDVPVETVRVSLFFKQKLVLMIIDMSMACTLNSGSFDGTLLLWEVPQVLPDLVGERAEFESRSFSLGLEGFLLDEATATSRGLSLVHQEGMVKIGVPFGSEGGFRKSLVVENMYKEFYMVPLMYEHVFSLVFDDGHIIDTKHRTFKVLETPLICRPPFSLNKTISDHQEFTVYLGNIPTNVILEEIWINGQRLLMLGKPQQGLSISPIVHVNGSQAYELQLPFNDPVVQWTNVGGGVVLYSIDLNFTLTVVPQRQSYYHQNFITAQVFNAFPPEITAQCLEGGISFSIVKQSPSLWEVGIDHEPLTEQLVDQRGYRLHNDSHRTILEVPVFSVGYTYEDINLSNFYAMFKLLLRDSKTLEVQASASKRCLFRTEDMIVCSAGGTVTVVATPTSTWPMVKPEKTSLLDHSCKPKQTDGASVLFEFKVDSCGTRAMVGEWYIVYENEILHDRLLIADGPNFISREPQFKVTVRCFYPLSAVNRVSLDRTFTSVTPGFGSMRAFESQRDSMKKQCPYQHSETTNAPSNKPHLTQSTVGTLPLSGFRPQPRPGKSHFITVPGGQNKVQSSSNQDDSSETPTMFYQLPDAEHLDAPVKNFKGEAWGTPGPSEKYITLGSFDRIPNAPARENVGSSSQTLVSLNKFPKGDDTGLPWGQSIIGQSDIGQHPSHQSLPVDLSSSMAGLKQPTLNLYGSSGVEMAVNELQNPVYQHRYHYKPNQAPHLHTFLQPQGHVRNELPQPSKQKVLDPGDGKSAIPDQSDSLQEFLYNKQTTVPIQEVQNLEGLGPVKWNIQSRVQSIRVKPPSKFVSSVLRLNQKPIVQQTNSQSPNLSKYVFAMTPASGDENHRSYQQTTENRGSKPVEKHLPERPDALTPMQVEHQHPLVPQFSSQPEHQHPLVPQFSSQPEHQHPLVPQFSSQPEHQHPLVPQFSSQPEHQHPLVPQFSSQPEHQHPLVPQFSSQPEHQHPLVPQFSSQPEHQHPLVPQFSSQPEHQHPLVPQFSSQPEHQLIPLWAGTNDPRMESRLSQRPVLQKSEPSLIRVRPTGLGMRLQTQNQSELLQNQDHLLKEGVSRMFYQNFTPQNPSQGDTGAQSPPTGEAEVGHPQTNPNGSDSKPMMHSTLTCGAESGLYGTSVHQGIIRGMNTVPPPD from the exons ATGAGAGCTACTGTGTTGAGCGTATG GTTGCTCTTGATGATCTGCAGCTGCTTCATGAGAGAAACGAGAGCCGGGGCCCAGTTGAAGG GTTTGGTTCAGTCAGAGTGCCGAGATCGGTACCTGTGGATCCGAGTGGCTTCAGCACAGGTGCCTCACTTCGAAGCAGTCG ACGAAGACGGTGTCCACTCCATCAGTAAGCAGCTTGCGTCCCGCTGTGGTTACACCATCAGCACCTTCAGGGTGGATGGCGTCACCATCTTCAGAGCATCATATTACGCCTGCTTCACCCACAACCAG AATGACGAGGTGTTCACCTTCAAGTTCAACGTGATGGTGAAGGACGGCAGTGGTGACAAGTTGAGCAGCCAGTTTGTTTCTGCAGTCTGTTCTGGTCTCAGCTGGACCCACAGAGAGCTCACATGTGAGGAAGACTACATGGAG GTGAATGTGAACAGAGAGTCTTCATGTGGTGGTCAAggggtggagggtggacaggtgtgGCAGGAAGCTCTCTTTAAG GCTCAGAGAACAGCCAGTTTGTCCTGGCAGCTGATGTTCCTGCAGAGCGACGGACAGACCACCTCCATGTCCATCCCAGAGGCCCAGAGGTGGGGCTACAGCATGATGGCCACCTCTCAGAGGGTGATCCTTCGATCTCCGTTCAAACAGCCGTATGCTGAGGTCACCATG GTTGACGATGTTCCTGTTGAGACAGTCCGGGTCTCTCTGTTCTTTAAACAGAAGCTTGTGCTGATGATAATTGACATGTCCATGGCATGTACACTCA ATTCTGGATCATTTGATGGCACTCTGTTGCTCTGGGAGGTCCCTCAGGTCCTACCCGATCTGGTTGGAGAGAGAGCAGAATTTGAAAGTCGGAGCTTCAGTTTGGGACTGGAGGGTTTTCTTCTGGATGAAGCTACTGCCACCTCCAGAGGTCTCAGTCTGGTTCACCAAGAAGGTATGGTGAAGATCGGAGTTCCTTTTGGGTCAGAAGGCGGCTTCAGGAAG AGTTTGGTAGTGGAAAATATGTACAAGGAGTTTTATATGGTCCCTCTCATGTATGAACATGTCTTCTCTCTGGTCTTTGATGATGGCCACATCATTGACACCAAACACAGAACATTCAAAGTACTTGAGACACCACTGATCTGTAGGCCACCTTTCAGCCTCAACA AGACGATCAGTGACCATCAAGAGTTCACAGTCTACCTTGGAAACATTCcaacaaatgtcatcttggAGGAAATCTGGATCAACGGACAGCGGTTGCTGATGTTGGGAAAGCCACAGCAAGGCCTCAGCATCAGTCCGATTGTTCATGTGAACGGCAGCCAAGCCTACGAGCTGCAACTGCCTTTCAACGATCCTGTTGTGCAGTGGACG AATGTGGGTGGAGGTGTAGTACTGTACTCTATAGATTTAAACTTCACTTTAACCGTTGTGCCACAAAGACAGTCCTACTACCACCAGAACTTTATCACAGCCCAAGTTTTCAATGCAT TCCCTCCAGAGATAACGGCTCAGTGTTTGGAGGGAGGAATTTCCTTCAGCATAGTCAAACAATCTCCGAGTCTGTGGGAAGTGGGCATCGACCACGAGCCTCTGACGGAGCAGCTGGTGGACCAGAGAGGATACCGCCTCCACAACGACAGCCACAGAACCATCCTGGAGgtccctgttttctctgtcgGCTACACTTATGAG GACATCAACTTGTCCAACTTTTATGCAATGTTTAAGCTGCTTTTAAGAGATTCCAAAACTCTAGAAGTCCAGGCGTCTGCCTCCAAACGCTGTCTCTTCAGAACAGAAGACATGATAG TATGTTCTGCAGGCGGTACCGTGACGGTGGTGGCAACGCCGACCTCCACATGGCCCATGGTGAAACCTGAAAAAACCAGTCTGTTGGACCATAGCTGcaaaccaaaacaaactgaTGGAGCCAGCGTCTTGTTCGAGTTCAAGGTGGACTCCTGTGGAACCAGAGCCATG GTCGGGGAGTGGTACATAGTCTACGAGAATGAGATTCTCCATGATCGACTTCTGATTGCAGACGGGCCAAACTTCATCTCCAGGGAACCTCAGTTCAA GGTCACAGTGAGGTGCTTCTATCCTTTGAGTGCAGTCAACAGAGTTTCTTTGGACCGAACCTTCACCTCAGTGACTCCTGGCTTTGGATCAATGAGAGCTTTTGAGAGCCAAAGAG ATTCAATGAAAAAACAATGTCCATATCAGCATTCAGAGACAACCAATGCCCCATCAAACAAACCCCACCTAACCCAATCTACAGTGGGAACCCTGCCTCTGTCTGGCTTCAGGCCTCAACCCAGACCAGGAAAGAGCCACTTCATCACAGTACCAGGAGGACAAAACAAGGTGCAATCCTCCTCAAACCAGGATGATTCTTCAGAAACACCGACCAT GTTTTATCAGTTACCTGATGCAGAACACCTTGATGCACCAGTAAAGAACTTCAAGGGAGAGGCCTGGGGAACTCCAGGACCAAGTGAAAAATATATAACTTTAGGGTCCTTTGACAGGATTCCCAATGCTCCAGCCAGGGAAAATGTTGGAAGTTCAAGTCAGACACTTGTTAGTCTGAACAAGTTCCCTAAAGGTGATGACACTGGTCTACCCTGGGGTCAGTCCATTATTGGTCAAAGTGACATTGGTCAGCATCCATCACATCAGAGCCTTCCAGTTGATCTCTCATCTAGCATGGCAGGCTTAAAGCAGCCCACCTTAAACCTCTATGGGTCCTCAGGTGTTGAAATGGCAGTCAATGAGCTTCAGAACCCAGTCTACCAACATCGGTATCACTATAAGCCAAATCAAGCCCCTCACCTCCATACTTTCCTGCAACCACAGGGCCATGTCAGGAATGAGCTACCCCAGCCTAGTAAACAGAAAGTACTTGATCCTGGTGATGGTAAAAGTGCTATTCCTGACCAGTCTGATAGCCTGCAGGAGTTTCTCTACAACAAACAGACCACTGTACCCATCCAAGAGGTCCAAAACCTGGAAGGACTTGGACCAGTCAAGTGGAACATTCAATCTAGAGTGCAGAGCATCAGAGTAAAACCTCCCAGCAAGTTTGTCTCTTCTGTTCTTCGTCTCAACCAAAAACCTATTGTTCAACAAACAAACTCTCAAAGCCCTAACCTCTCCAAGTATGTCTTTGCTATGACACCTGCCAGTGGTGATGAGAACCATAGGTCCTATCAACAAACTACTGAGAATAGAGGGTCCAAACCAGTAGAAAAACATCTTCCAGAGAGACCAGATGCCTTAACACCAATGCAG GTGGAGCACCAGCACCCACTGGTCCCCCAGTTTTCCAGCCAGCCGGAGCACCAGCACCCACTGGTCCCCCAGTTTTCCAGCCAGCCGGAGCACCAGCACCCACTGGTCCCCCAGTTTTCCAGCCAGCCGGAGCACCAGCACCCACTGGTCCCCCAGTTTTCCAGCCAGCCGGAGCACCAGCACCCACTGGTCCCCCAGTTTTCCAGCCAGCCGGAGCACCAGCACCCACTGGTCCCCCAGTTTTCCAGCCAGCCGGAGCACCAGCACCCACTGGTCCCCCAGTTTTCCAGCCAGCCGGAGCACCAGCACCCACTGGTCCCCCAGTTTTCCAGCCAGCCGGAGCACCAGCACCCACTGGTCCCCCAGTTTTCCAGCCAGCCGGAGCACCAGCTAATCCCTTTATGGGCTGGGACAAATGATCCAAGAATGGAGTCCAGGTTATCTCAAAGACCTGTCCTTCAAAAGTCAG AACCTTCCCTCATCAGAGTGAGACCAACTGGTCTTGGAATGAGACTGCAGACTCAGAACCAATCTGAGCTCTTACAGAACCAGGACCACTTACTTAAGGAGGGAGTTAGCAGAATGTTCTACCAGAACTTTACACCTCAAAACCCTAGCCAGGGTGACACTGGAGCCCAAAGCCCACCCACAGGAGAAGCAGAAGTGGGTCATCCTCAAACCAACCCAAATGGTTCTGATTCAAAACCAATGATGCACAGCACATTGACCTGTGGTGCCGAATCCGGTCTTTATGGAACAAGTGTTCACCAAGGAATCATCAGAGGTATGAACACGGTGCCTCCACCAGATTAA